GCCTTGTCGGCAGCAATCTGCGTCGATGCCCTCGGCCGCGAGAACGTCACGGGCGTCGCCATGCCCTCGCGATACTCTTCCGAAGGCTCGGTGATCGATGCACGCGACCTCGCCGAGCGATTGGGCATCGTCTTCCACGAGATCCCGATCAAAGCTCCGCACGACGCCTTCGAGAAAGCCCTCTCTGGGGTCTTCGCCGGCCTGGAACCAGACGTGACCGAGGAGAACATCCAAGCCCGCGTCCGCGGAACCCTCCTGATGGCGATCTCAAACAAAAAGGGCTCGATGCTCGTCACGACAGGCAACAAATCGGAACTCGCGGTCGGCTACTGCACGCTCTATGGCGACATGGCGGGCGGACTCGCCGTGCTCTCGGACCTCCCCAAGACACAGGTCTACGAGATGGCCCGATGGATCAACCACAACAGCGCCTCACCCCTCCGGCAGCAATACCGCGGACCGGTGATCCCGGAGTCAACGATCGAAAAACCGCCCTCCGCCGAGCTGCGCCCCGACCAGGTCGATCAGGACTCACTGCCCGCCTACGAAGTCCTCGACGCCATCATCGAACGCTACGTCGAACAAGAGCAGTCGGCCCGGACGATCGTGGACGAAACAGGCTTCGAGGTCGACGTCGTGCTGCGGATCATCGGGCTGATCGATCGCAATGAATACAAACGTAAACAGGCCGCCCCCGGACTGAAAGTCACCGGCCGTGCGTTCGGCTTCGGCCGACGCGTGCCGATCGCTCAACGGTTCCGCAGCCGGATCGACGTGACAGCGAAGTAGCCTCAGGCATCAATCAGGTCGCGGAGGCTGCGATCGCCCGCGGATTCGACCTGCTGCTTCTGTAGATCGCGCAACACAGGCTCTTTGCCCGCAATCGCCTCGTGGCTGTGCGCCACGCTGATCAACTCGCCCACGCCGATCTTGTCCGGCGGACGCGACAGTGACCACCCCAACGTATCGCTATGACGGCCTTCGACATAAAGGATCAGCTTGCGCTCTTCGAGACGATCCAGCAGCGCATCGGCCTCATCCATCGTGATCCCCAGCCGGTTGCTCACGGTACCCGTGGTGACCACATCACCCTTGTCAAAAGCACGCGCCACGCACACCGCTGCGGCGATCAGCGCCGTACCCGAGAGCAGCAGCGGCCGATCCTCGTCGTGAGTGAGTTTCGGAAGCCCCTCAGCGGGCATCATCTGGAGCGTGTAAGCGACCTCGAGCCCAAAGAGCACGATCAGCCAGAGGACCCAGACGTACATCAGCGAAAGCGGGAGTAACGCCAGAGCACCATACAGCGAGGTGATCGCGGCGCTCTGGACATACAGACCAAACGCCTCGCTGGCGATCAGCCAACCAACCGAAGTCACCAACCCGCCCAGCACTGCGAGCCGAGTGCTCACCCTCGTATTAGGCAGCAAAACGTAAGCAAAACTGATCGCCAGCCAGGTCGTAAACAAGGGGGAAATAACCACCAGCGGCGCAGCCAGCCAACGCGTCCAGGCCCCCGCCTCGACCACGCTGATGAAACGCTGCTGCATGAACTGACCCGCCAGAACCAACGCCGGGGCCATCGTAATCACGAAGTAATAAAACACCATCCGCAAATACCACGGCCGATTCTGCTGAGCCTTGTAGATCCGGTTAAAGCTGCCCTCGATCGTCGCCAGCAGGCCGGTCGCACCGTAGATAAACACCAGCAGGCCGATGACACCGATCCCGCCCAGATTGACGGTCTCCAGAAAATCGAGAAGCTGTTCGAGGTTGCTGCTCAGTGCGTTTCGGGCTCGGTTGAACTCACCGAAAGGCGCGACCTCCCCATCTTCAATACTCGGTTCATCATCGATCGACTCTATCGACTCGACAGGCTCAACCGGTGTGGGTGCTTCTAACTCTGGCGTGTTAGATTCAGGAGCTTCCTCAGCAGATGGCTCCTGATCCTCCGCGACATCGAGCCACTGCAAGGCCGCTGCGACGGCCTGATCCTTGAAACGCTCACGATCCTCCGGGCCGATGAACGCCGTCGAGACCACCAGCATCAGCACCAGCGTCGGCAGCAGACTAAAGAGCGTGTGGTAGGTCAGCGCTGCGGCCATCGTGCCGGCACGATCACGTTGCAACTCACGAGCGCAGTACAGACCGAACAGCAGCGTCTTACGCAGCGATCGCTGCGAGAATGAGAGGTCATCACCCGGGCGACTGAGAAAGTGATCAATACGCTCGCGGAGCCTGGGCTTCTTGGTCTTGCTGGGCTTGGGCATCGCGGGTCCTGGTTTCCTGGCCAATGAGTTAAGGAGGATCGTACCCGCTGCCGCCCCAGGGGTGACAGCGGGCGATGCGACAGAGGCCCATCCAGCAACCACGGATCGGCCCGTGTTTCTCCACAGCGTCAATCATGTACTGACTGCACGTCGGGTGATAACGGCAGTGCCCGCCCATGACCTGACCAAGGGTCACGCGGTAAAGCATCACCACGCCAACTACCAGATGGGCCCCGATCGACGTGATCCACCGGACCATCACGAGCCAGCCCCTTCCTCCCGCTTCTCCTGTCTGCGGGCTCGCCGCTGCCACTCGCTCTCGAGCGCCAGCATCGCCTGGGTGAGCAGCCGCCGGTACTCCGCCAACGCCAGCGGGGTATGCGGGCGGACAATCACCAGCAGGTCAAACCCAGGCGTCCAGTCGTGACGCTCCAAGCGGAACGCCTCGCGGAGCAGACGCTTGATCCGGTTACGCGTGACCGCCGGCCCAACCTTCCGACTGACCGTCATCCCCAGCCGAGATTCAGGACGATCGTTGGGCCGGGCAAGCATCGACAGCGGGCCCGCGTGCTTACGCATCTTCGCCCGATGCACCGCAGCGAAATCAGCACGCCCATGCAGCCGGTGGCGATGCCGAAACACCTTGTCCGGCCGCTTGGGCTTCGACGAGACTGGTGGGGTCGATGAGGACATCACCCACGCTCGGCCAGAGCCCGGTGGTAGCACCGCATCAGCCGAGCACGGGTGATGATGCCCAGAACGCCATCCTCATCAACCACCGCCAGGCTCGCGACATCGTGATCCGAAAACTTGTCCATCACCGTGTCAAGCGTCTCATCGAGGTCCACCGTCGGCAGATCGGTACGCATCAGCTCCGCGACGATCATCAGCGGAATCGCCTCACGCTCGATGAGTGAAGTACGCAGATCATCACCCACGACCATCCCCGCATACCCGCCGTTGGCGTCACGGATAACAAAGTCGGTGGCCTGGTGCTCACCAGTCAGATCAATCAGGCGCTGCGCCGGATCCGCCGGGAAAATCGAGGCGCTCGGCACCAGCGGGACATCCCGAGTCGTCAGGCGACGCAGCAGCGTCATGTCCGAACGCGTGCCCATCCGCACCCCGCGCTTGCGGAGCCACGAGACATAAATCGAGTCCTTCACCAGCAACTGCGAACACGCCAGCGAGAGAATCGAGACCGTCATGATCGGCAGGATGACCCGGTAATCACGCGTAACCTCAAAGACCAGCAACGCCGCCGTCAGCGGGGCATGGATCACCGCCGCAATCATCCCCGCCATCCCCGCCAAAGCGTAAGTCGCAGGCGTCGAACCAGGTAGCAGATTGAAAACCTCCAGCAGCAATGCAAACCCCGCACCCAGCGTCGCTCCCATAAACAGACTCGGCGCGATAATCCCCCCCGATCCGCCCGAACCGATCGTGAGCGTCGTCGCCAAAACCTTGAAGGCAATCACAATCAGCAGCAACCACCACGCCGCGTCAATCACCGGGCCGGTCGCAGCTTCAGCGACCGTGGTGGCGTGGTACGACTCCGGGTTGAGCAGCGCCTCGATCACCGGATAGCCGTTCCCATAAAACAGGGGCGCGGGATAGTCCGAGGCCGGGTACTGAAAGAGAACGACAAAGACGATGCCCAGCACACCCAACAGCAGCCCGCCCAACGCCGGCCGCAGCCAACGCGGGCCCGGGGCCTTCTGCCAAAGCCGATCACCACGGCGCATCGTCGTCGCAAAAGCAACACCCAACAGACCCGTGAGAATTCCCAGCACGATATACGCCGGCAACTCGTGAATCAGAAACGTGTACTCCGTCATCGCAAACGGCAGATTAAAGACTGCCCCCGTCTCCCCAAGCATCGCCTGAGCCACCGCCGTCCCGAACACAGAAGCAATCACAATCGGCGTAAACGTGCGAAAAGAAAAATCGCGCAGCATCACCTCGAGCACAAACAGCACGCCAGCAATCGGCGCATTAAAAATCGCCGCCGTCCCCGCAGCCGCCCCGCAGCCGACCAAAGTCGACATGTGCTCACGACCAACTTTCAACAACTGACCGACCTGCGAACCAAGCACCGAGCCGATCTGGATGATCGGCCCCTCCACCCCCGCCGACCCGCCCGAACCCAGCGTGCTCGCCGACGTGAAGAACTTGGTAATGCCCATGCGCTTGGGCATACGACCCTGGTTGCGAGCCAGCGATTCGATGACCTCGGGCACGCCGTGACTCGACCCGGTCCGGGCAATGAGTTCCTGGATCACACCGACGACCAGCCCCCCCACCGCCGGCAGCAACAGCAGCACCACCCACTCCCCGCCGACATTGCCAACTTTCCCAAGCTCTTCAAACAACCCA
This Phycisphaeraceae bacterium DNA region includes the following protein-coding sequences:
- a CDS encoding YihY/virulence factor BrkB family protein → MPKPSKTKKPRLRERIDHFLSRPGDDLSFSQRSLRKTLLFGLYCARELQRDRAGTMAAALTYHTLFSLLPTLVLMLVVSTAFIGPEDRERFKDQAVAAALQWLDVAEDQEPSAEEAPESNTPELEAPTPVEPVESIESIDDEPSIEDGEVAPFGEFNRARNALSSNLEQLLDFLETVNLGGIGVIGLLVFIYGATGLLATIEGSFNRIYKAQQNRPWYLRMVFYYFVITMAPALVLAGQFMQQRFISVVEAGAWTRWLAAPLVVISPLFTTWLAISFAYVLLPNTRVSTRLAVLGGLVTSVGWLIASEAFGLYVQSAAITSLYGALALLPLSLMYVWVLWLIVLFGLEVAYTLQMMPAEGLPKLTHDEDRPLLLSGTALIAAAVCVARAFDKGDVVTTGTVSNRLGITMDEADALLDRLEERKLILYVEGRHSDTLGWSLSRPPDKIGVGELISVAHSHEAIAGKEPVLRDLQKQQVESAGDRSLRDLIDA
- the yidD gene encoding membrane protein insertion efficiency factor YidD, which codes for MVRWITSIGAHLVVGVVMLYRVTLGQVMGGHCRYHPTCSQYMIDAVEKHGPIRGCWMGLCRIARCHPWGGSGYDPP
- the rnpA gene encoding ribonuclease P protein component, producing the protein MSSSTPPVSSKPKRPDKVFRHRHRLHGRADFAAVHRAKMRKHAGPLSMLARPNDRPESRLGMTVSRKVGPAVTRNRIKRLLREAFRLERHDWTPGFDLLVIVRPHTPLALAEYRRLLTQAMLALESEWQRRARRQEKREEGAGS
- a CDS encoding chloride channel protein; protein product: MANSPLRAKLDRWLQAAGFDRDWLLIPMAALVGTLGGLVAVCFEWVVHFSKHGLFEELGKVGNVGGEWVVLLLLPAVGGLVVGVIQELIARTGSSHGVPEVIESLARNQGRMPKRMGITKFFTSASTLGSGGSAGVEGPIIQIGSVLGSQVGQLLKVGREHMSTLVGCGAAAGTAAIFNAPIAGVLFVLEVMLRDFSFRTFTPIVIASVFGTAVAQAMLGETGAVFNLPFAMTEYTFLIHELPAYIVLGILTGLLGVAFATTMRRGDRLWQKAPGPRWLRPALGGLLLGVLGIVFVVLFQYPASDYPAPLFYGNGYPVIEALLNPESYHATTVAEAATGPVIDAAWWLLLIVIAFKVLATTLTIGSGGSGGIIAPSLFMGATLGAGFALLLEVFNLLPGSTPATYALAGMAGMIAAVIHAPLTAALLVFEVTRDYRVILPIMTVSILSLACSQLLVKDSIYVSWLRKRGVRMGTRSDMTLLRRLTTRDVPLVPSASIFPADPAQRLIDLTGEHQATDFVIRDANGGYAGMVVGDDLRTSLIEREAIPLMIVAELMRTDLPTVDLDETLDTVMDKFSDHDVASLAVVDEDGVLGIITRARLMRCYHRALAERG